In the Paenibacillus sp. FSL H7-0357 genome, one interval contains:
- a CDS encoding thiamine pyrophosphate-dependent dehydrogenase E1 component subunit alpha has protein sequence MESQGTVGTVNRHKELGLSDGQVIDMYKYMQMGRKYDERSLLLQRAGKINFHVSGIGQEAAQVAAAFALDRQNDYFLPYYRDYAFVLTVGMTMRELMLSVFAKAEDPNSGGRQMPGHFGSKRLRIVTGSSPVTTQVPHAVGFALAAKMQKKKFVSFVTFGEGSSNQGDFHEACNFAGVNKLPVIIFCQNNQYAISVPAHKQLAGKVSDRALGYGFPGIQVDGNDPLEVYRAVKEARERALRGEGPTLIEAMMYRLSPHSTSDNDLAYRTKEEVDENWKKDGVAAFRNYLIELGLWSDEQERDLAAQYNLELKEAIEYADNAPFPKPEDTLLHVYSESDLKGGA, from the coding sequence ATGGAATCTCAAGGTACTGTAGGAACAGTCAACAGACATAAGGAGCTTGGACTCAGTGACGGCCAGGTCATCGATATGTACAAATATATGCAGATGGGACGGAAGTACGATGAGCGCAGTCTGCTTCTGCAGCGCGCCGGGAAGATTAACTTCCATGTTTCCGGCATCGGCCAGGAGGCGGCGCAGGTGGCGGCTGCCTTTGCACTGGACCGGCAGAATGATTATTTCCTTCCGTATTACCGCGATTATGCCTTTGTGCTCACCGTGGGCATGACCATGCGCGAGCTGATGCTCTCCGTGTTCGCTAAGGCTGAGGATCCCAACAGCGGTGGACGGCAGATGCCGGGCCACTTTGGAAGCAAACGTCTGCGCATCGTAACCGGCTCAAGTCCGGTGACTACACAAGTACCGCATGCGGTAGGTTTCGCGCTTGCGGCCAAGATGCAGAAGAAAAAGTTTGTTTCTTTTGTTACGTTCGGAGAGGGCTCCAGCAACCAGGGTGACTTTCATGAAGCGTGCAATTTTGCCGGTGTGAACAAGCTGCCGGTCATTATTTTTTGCCAGAACAACCAGTACGCCATCTCCGTCCCTGCCCATAAGCAGCTCGCAGGCAAAGTCAGTGACCGTGCGCTGGGCTACGGCTTCCCGGGCATCCAGGTAGACGGCAATGATCCGCTTGAAGTGTACCGTGCCGTTAAGGAAGCGCGGGAGAGAGCACTTAGAGGAGAAGGGCCAACGCTGATCGAAGCGATGATGTACCGCCTGTCACCGCATTCCACCTCGGACAACGATCTGGCTTACCGGACCAAGGAAGAGGTTGACGAGAACTGGAAAAAGGACGGCGTCGCCGCCTTCCGCAACTATCTGATAGAGCTGGGCCTGTGGAGTGACGAACAGGAACGCGATCTGGCTGCACAGTACAATCTTGAACTGAAAGAGGCTATTGAATATGCTGACAATGCACCGTTCCCGAAACCGGAAGATACGCTGCTGCATGTATACAGTGAATCAGACCTCAAAGGAGGAGCATAA